A stretch of Eleutherodactylus coqui strain aEleCoq1 chromosome 2, aEleCoq1.hap1, whole genome shotgun sequence DNA encodes these proteins:
- the LOC136610346 gene encoding olfactory receptor 11L1-like has protein sequence MRDASFKLLMDSETNWNAVAEFFLLGFQCSQSFRLLLFCLFLVVYCGTICGNLLIITLVSTSKNLHTPMYFFISQLSIGDIFLTTNIAPNMLHILLNNGATITFVGCMTQFYLFSASEVFECFLLTVMSYDRYVAICNPLRYTSIMTSAHYMTLAMISWLFGFSTTLLDTITTSMLIFCRSNVINHFFCDLPALLEIVCSDTFVVQLEVSLLSIPAIVIPTTIIIYSYVNILLAILRISSSTGRQKAFSTCSSHLIVVSIFYWSMFSVYVVPTKQYKLTISKILSLLYTVFTPMINPIIYSFRNKDIKKAACDLIQ, from the exons ATGAGGGATGCTTCTTTTAAGTTGTTGATGGATTCT GAGACCAATTGGAATGCAGTCGCAGAGTTTTTTCTCTTAGGATTTCAATGTAGCCAAAGTTTTAGACTTCTCCTGTTCTGTCTTTTTCTCGTGGTTTACTGTGGGACAATATGTGGGAACCTCCTGATCATCACCCTGGTGTCCACCAGCAAGAACCTCCAcactccaatgtacttcttcatctCACAGCTATCTATAGGTGACATCTTCTTAACCACAAATATTGCCCCCAACATGCTCCACATCCTACTGAATAATGGGGCGACCATTACTTTTGTTGGTTGCATGACGCAGTTTTATCTTTTCAGTGCCTCAGAGGTATTTGAATGTTTTCTCCTCACAGTCATGTCTTATGATAGATACGTGGCCATCTGTAATCCCCTCCGTTATACATCTATCATGACAAGTGCCCATTATATGACATTGGCAATGATCTCTTGGCTATTTGGCTTCTCTACTACATTACTCGACACTATAACAACATCAATGCTCATCTTCTGTAGATCAAATGTCATTAACCATTTCTTCTGTGATCTTCCTGCTTTACTAGAAATTGTATGTTCTGACACATTTGTTGTCCAATTAGAAGTCTCCCTACTAAGCATACCAGCCATCGTTATACCAACCACAATAATCATTTATTCTTATGTTAATATTCTTCTTGCAATTTTAAGGATCTCATCCAGTACCGGTAGACAAAAAGCATTCTCCACCTGTAGCTCCCATCTAATTGTGGTCTCCATATTCTATTGGTCTAtgttcagtgtgtatgttgtCCCAACAAAGCAGTACAAATTGACGATCAGTAAAATCCTATCACTACTGTATACTGTATTTACCCCTATGATTAACCCCATAATATACAGTTTCAGAAATAAGGACATTAAGAAAGCTGCATGTGACTTGATTCAGTAA